Proteins encoded in a region of the Piliocolobus tephrosceles isolate RC106 unplaced genomic scaffold, ASM277652v3 unscaffolded_41886, whole genome shotgun sequence genome:
- the LOC113219546 gene encoding serine/threonine-protein phosphatase 2A 55 kDa regulatory subunit B delta isoform-like has translation MEELTEVITAAEFHPHQCNVFVYSSSKGTIRLCDMRSSALCDRHSKFFEEPEDPSSRSFFSEIISSISDVKFSHSGRYMMTRDYLSVKVWDLNMESRPVETHQVHEYLRSKLCSLYENDCIFDKFECCWNGSDR, from the exons ATGGAGGAGCTGACCGAAGTCATCACCGCAGCCGAGTTCCACCCACACCAGTGCAACGTGTTCGTCTACAGCAGCAGCAAAGGGACCATCCGACTGTGCGACATGCGCTCCTCGGCCCTGTGCGACAGACACTCCAAGT tttttgaagAGCCTGAAGATCCCAGCAGTAGGTCCTTCTTCTCAGAAATAATTTCATCCATATCTGATGTAAAATTCAGTCATAGTGGGCGGTACATGATGACCAGAGACTACCTGTCGGTGAAGGTGTGGGACCTCAACATGGAGAGCAGGCCGGTGGAGACCCACCAAGTCCACGAGTACCTGCGCAGCAAGCTCTGCTCCCTCTATGAGAACGACTGCATCTTTGACAAGTTTGAGTGTTGCTGGAACGGTTCGGATAGGTAA